In Streptomyces sp. SLBN-118, the following are encoded in one genomic region:
- a CDS encoding DUF2252 domain-containing protein, translating into MGEAETGTPTGRAEFDGAGAGGSGGAVRAPGDAAGVGARVPVVPGFARRPGQEVAGAPDGARSPKEAGKALRDRIPRASHDSLVLPVARPDAVQAVEESSRGRVPELTPIRVGRMAASPFAFLRGSAGLMAHDLVGTPVTGVGAQICGDAHAANFGLYGDARGRLVIDLNDFDETVVGPWEWDLKRLAVSLVLAGRVVGADETVCRAAAFDAVGAYRRTMRLLARLPALDAWNAIADEELVSHTDARDLIGTLERVSEKARNNTSARFAAKSTEAVSDSDSAPGEGGRRFVDAPPVLRRVPDAEAAAVAASLEEYLSTVSEDRLPLLAWYSIHDVAFRVVGTGSVGTRSYVVLLLDHRGDALVLQVKEARSSALVPYLKAAGFPVPDVEHEGRRVVLGQKRMQVVSDILLGWTTVDGRPFQVRQFRNRKGSVDPAALAPDQVDDYGRMTGALLARAHAHSADPRLLAGYCGKNEELDEAVAGFAGIYADRTEADHADLLSAIKSGRIAAELGV; encoded by the coding sequence ATGGGCGAGGCTGAGACGGGGACGCCGACAGGGCGGGCGGAGTTCGACGGAGCGGGCGCCGGCGGGTCCGGGGGTGCCGTGAGGGCACCCGGGGACGCGGCAGGGGTAGGGGCGCGTGTCCCGGTGGTGCCTGGATTCGCACGGCGTCCGGGTCAGGAGGTGGCTGGTGCCCCGGATGGCGCCAGGTCGCCGAAGGAGGCGGGGAAGGCGCTGCGGGACAGGATTCCGCGGGCCTCGCACGACTCGCTCGTACTTCCGGTGGCGCGGCCCGACGCAGTCCAGGCCGTCGAGGAGTCCAGCCGCGGCCGGGTGCCGGAGCTCACGCCGATACGGGTCGGCCGGATGGCCGCCTCGCCGTTCGCCTTTCTCCGCGGCTCGGCCGGCCTGATGGCCCATGACCTGGTGGGCACTCCGGTCACCGGAGTCGGCGCGCAGATCTGCGGTGATGCCCACGCGGCGAACTTCGGTCTGTACGGCGATGCGCGCGGCCGCCTTGTCATCGACCTGAACGACTTCGACGAGACCGTCGTGGGCCCATGGGAATGGGACCTCAAGCGGCTCGCCGTCTCGCTGGTGCTGGCCGGGCGCGTGGTCGGCGCGGACGAAACCGTCTGCCGGGCGGCGGCCTTCGACGCCGTGGGCGCGTACCGGCGCACGATGCGGCTGCTGGCCAGGCTGCCCGCGCTGGACGCGTGGAATGCCATCGCCGACGAGGAACTCGTCTCCCACACCGACGCGCGGGATCTGATCGGCACGCTGGAGCGAGTCTCGGAGAAGGCCCGGAACAACACCAGCGCGCGCTTCGCCGCCAAGTCGACCGAGGCCGTGTCCGACAGCGACTCCGCCCCGGGCGAGGGGGGACGGCGCTTCGTGGACGCGCCGCCGGTGCTGCGACGAGTACCGGACGCGGAAGCGGCGGCCGTCGCCGCGTCGCTGGAGGAGTATCTGAGCACGGTGTCCGAGGACCGGCTTCCGCTGCTCGCCTGGTACTCGATCCATGACGTGGCCTTCCGGGTGGTCGGGACCGGGAGCGTGGGTACCCGGTCATATGTCGTGCTGCTGCTCGACCACCGTGGCGACGCGCTGGTGCTGCAGGTGAAGGAGGCACGGTCCTCGGCGCTCGTTCCGTATCTGAAGGCTGCCGGGTTCCCTGTTCCGGACGTGGAGCACGAGGGGCGCCGGGTGGTGCTCGGCCAGAAGCGGATGCAGGTGGTCAGCGACATTCTTCTTGGCTGGACGACGGTCGACGGACGGCCTTTCCAGGTACGGCAGTTCAGGAACCGCAAGGGCAGCGTGGACCCGGCGGCCCTCGCGCCGGACCAGGTGGACGACTACGGACGGATGACCGGAGCGCTGCTGGCCCGGGCGCACGCGCACAGCGCCGATCCGCGGCTGCTCGCCGGATACTGCGGAAAGAACGAAGAGCTGGACGAGGCGGTGGCCGGCTTCGCCGGGATCTACGCGGACCGTACGGAGGCGGACCACGCGGATCTGCTGTCGGCGATCAAGAGCGGACGGATAGCCGCTGAGCTGGGGGTGTGA
- a CDS encoding HTTM domain-containing protein, whose protein sequence is MGPYQSAVIRIGFAATWLLFLLRELPNRREMYGPNGSWSWDMARQLIAGNDAFTALMWADNNVWFEVVYGLAVLSSALLMLGWRTRTMSVLFMVGVLSLQNRSIFMGDGGDNVIHLMAIYLVLTRCGQVWSLDARRTARAVPDLRGVPPCDRMGPALWAVLGFALVIATFLNQTGWFFLLLLWGLWVGQGLWWMAGRYAPHSEPRALLDVVANLAHNAALVVIMAEVCLIYATAGWYKIQGSRWQDGTALYYPLKLDYFTPWPALSDLLASGGVMVMVLTYGTVIVQVAFPFTLFNRRVKNVLLVAMMMEHAAIAVLLGLPFFSLAMIAADAVFLPTTFLIRLGGWTARGRDRLLSRMGGAGGAAATREPGPAPDARWVSTT, encoded by the coding sequence ATGGGCCCGTACCAGAGCGCCGTCATCCGGATCGGCTTCGCCGCCACGTGGCTGCTCTTCCTGCTCCGCGAGCTGCCCAACCGCCGTGAAATGTACGGGCCCAACGGCTCCTGGAGCTGGGACATGGCGCGGCAGCTCATCGCGGGCAATGACGCCTTCACGGCCCTTATGTGGGCGGACAACAACGTCTGGTTCGAGGTCGTGTACGGCCTCGCGGTACTGTCCAGCGCGCTGCTGATGCTGGGCTGGCGAACCCGCACCATGTCCGTGCTCTTCATGGTCGGTGTGCTCTCGCTGCAGAATCGCTCCATCTTCATGGGCGACGGCGGGGACAACGTCATCCATCTGATGGCGATCTATCTGGTCCTGACCCGCTGCGGACAGGTCTGGTCGCTGGACGCGCGGCGCACGGCGCGGGCGGTTCCGGATCTGCGAGGCGTGCCACCGTGTGACCGGATGGGCCCGGCACTGTGGGCCGTGCTGGGATTCGCCCTGGTCATAGCCACCTTCCTGAATCAGACCGGCTGGTTCTTCCTGCTCCTTCTCTGGGGGCTCTGGGTGGGGCAGGGCCTGTGGTGGATGGCTGGCCGGTACGCGCCGCACAGCGAACCGCGCGCCCTGCTGGACGTTGTGGCCAACCTCGCGCACAACGCGGCCCTCGTCGTGATCATGGCCGAGGTCTGTCTGATCTACGCCACCGCCGGCTGGTACAAGATCCAGGGCTCGCGCTGGCAGGATGGCACCGCGCTGTACTACCCACTCAAGCTCGACTACTTCACGCCCTGGCCGGCCCTCTCGGACCTTCTCGCCTCCGGCGGCGTGATGGTGATGGTGCTGACGTACGGCACGGTCATCGTGCAGGTCGCCTTTCCCTTCACGCTCTTCAACCGCCGCGTCAAGAACGTCCTGCTCGTGGCCATGATGATGGAGCACGCGGCGATCGCCGTTCTGCTGGGGCTGCCGTTCTTCTCGCTGGCGATGATCGCCGCCGACGCCGTTTTTCTGCCGACCACTTTCCTGATCCGGCTCGGCGGGTGGACGGCGCGCGGCAGGGACCGGCTGCTCTCCCGAATGGGCGGGGCGGGGGGCGCAGCAGCGACGCGGGAGCCAGGACCAGCCCCCGACGCTCGTTGGGTGAGTACCACCTAG
- a CDS encoding IS701 family transposase, translated as MDLGEIEELRENLGEFVAEAFASLKRKDQRGWGDCYLRGLMLDGRRKSIQPMAERLPDGNMQALQQFVSQSTWDHVPVLRSVATKVASEISPEAWVIDDTSFPKAGDQSAGAARQWCGALGKKSLCQVGVSLHAVTDAASVPLNWRLFLPAEWADPADGRRAKAGVPAEVGHREKWRLALDAIDEALGWGLPGRVVVADAGYGQMHAFRAGLADRGLDYAVAVRGDISAHPGQAVPIAPEREGRMGAPRLPRYREPARSLKDLVTTAGRRRLRRCTWRQGSRGAMTSRFIVLEVRPAGVAATKAAREEAGGRAGWDGVLPAETLIAEWPPHQDEPTDYWLTSLPADTALRHLVRMAKIRWRIEHDYRELKHGLGLDHFEGRTWRGWHHHVTLVTAAHAFLTLRRLDPKAQAPA; from the coding sequence GTGGATCTTGGGGAGATCGAGGAACTGCGGGAGAACCTTGGCGAGTTCGTTGCCGAGGCGTTCGCGTCGTTGAAGCGAAAGGATCAGCGCGGGTGGGGGGACTGTTACTTGCGTGGGCTGATGCTGGACGGGCGGCGCAAGTCGATCCAGCCGATGGCCGAGCGGCTGCCGGACGGCAACATGCAGGCGTTGCAGCAGTTCGTCAGCCAGTCGACGTGGGACCACGTTCCGGTGCTGCGGTCCGTTGCGACGAAGGTGGCCTCGGAGATCTCTCCGGAGGCGTGGGTGATCGACGACACCTCCTTCCCCAAGGCGGGAGACCAGTCGGCGGGGGCGGCCCGCCAGTGGTGCGGGGCTTTGGGCAAGAAGTCGCTGTGCCAGGTGGGAGTGAGCCTGCACGCGGTCACCGACGCCGCCTCCGTGCCGCTGAACTGGCGGCTGTTCCTGCCCGCCGAGTGGGCTGATCCGGCCGATGGGCGTCGCGCGAAGGCAGGGGTGCCCGCGGAGGTTGGGCACCGGGAGAAGTGGCGTCTGGCCCTGGACGCGATTGATGAGGCGCTCGGGTGGGGGCTGCCCGGCCGGGTCGTGGTGGCTGATGCCGGATACGGCCAGATGCATGCCTTCCGTGCCGGGCTGGCCGATCGCGGCCTGGACTACGCCGTGGCGGTTCGCGGTGACATCAGCGCTCACCCCGGGCAGGCCGTGCCCATCGCGCCGGAACGAGAAGGGCGGATGGGCGCCCCACGGCTGCCCCGTTACCGCGAGCCGGCCCGCTCCCTGAAAGACCTGGTCACGACCGCCGGGCGGCGTCGGCTGCGGCGTTGCACCTGGCGCCAGGGCAGCAGAGGCGCGATGACCAGCCGGTTCATCGTGCTGGAGGTCCGCCCGGCCGGTGTCGCGGCGACGAAGGCAGCGCGGGAGGAAGCCGGTGGCCGTGCCGGGTGGGACGGCGTTCTGCCCGCCGAGACCCTGATCGCCGAATGGCCGCCGCACCAGGATGAGCCCACTGACTACTGGCTGACCAGCCTCCCCGCCGACACCGCGCTGCGACACCTGGTCCGCATGGCGAAGATCCGCTGGCGGATCGAACACGACTACCGCGAACTCAAGCACGGGCTGGGCCTGGACCACTTCGAAGGCCGCACCTGGCGCGGCTGGCACCACCACGTCACCCTCGTCACCGCCGCCCACGCCTTCCTCACCCTCCGGCGCCTGGACCCAAAAGCCCAAGCGCCGGCCTGA
- the paaC gene encoding 1,2-phenylacetyl-CoA epoxidase subunit PaaC, whose protein sequence is MTTTVNAAALALGDDALVLSHRLGEWSGHAPVLEEEVALANIALDLLGQARVLLSLVGDEDELAYLREERAFRNLQLVEQPNGDFAHTVARQLYFSVYQRLLYGQLAAGDSEFAGLAAKAVKEVAYHQDHAEHWTARLGDGTAESHERMQRACDALWRFTGEMFQPVEGLDIDWQALQTSWLESVSAVLERSTLTVPDGPRSGGWAAGAGRQGLHTESFGRMLAEMQHLHRSHPGASW, encoded by the coding sequence GTGACCACCACGGTGAACGCCGCGGCACTGGCCCTCGGCGACGACGCACTGGTGCTCTCGCACCGCCTGGGGGAGTGGTCGGGCCATGCGCCCGTCCTGGAGGAGGAGGTCGCCCTCGCCAATATCGCGCTGGACCTGCTGGGGCAGGCGCGGGTGCTGCTCTCCCTCGTCGGCGACGAGGACGAGCTGGCGTATCTGCGCGAGGAGCGGGCCTTTCGCAACCTCCAGCTGGTCGAGCAGCCGAACGGCGACTTCGCGCACACCGTCGCCCGCCAGCTCTACTTCTCCGTCTACCAGCGGCTGCTGTACGGGCAGCTGGCGGCCGGCGACAGCGAGTTCGCCGGGCTCGCTGCGAAGGCGGTCAAGGAGGTCGCTTACCACCAGGACCACGCCGAACACTGGACGGCGCGGCTCGGCGACGGCACGGCCGAGAGCCATGAGCGGATGCAGCGCGCCTGCGACGCGCTGTGGCGGTTCACCGGGGAGATGTTCCAGCCGGTCGAAGGGCTGGACATCGACTGGCAGGCACTGCAGACCAGTTGGCTGGAGAGCGTCAGCGCCGTCCTGGAGCGGTCCACACTGACCGTGCCCGACGGGCCGCGTTCCGGCGGCTGGGCGGCGGGGGCGGGCCGCCAGGGCCTGCACACCGAGTCCTTCGGGCGGATGCTGGCCGAGATGCAGCATCTGCACCGCAGCCACCCGGGGGCGTCATGGTGA
- the paaD gene encoding 1,2-phenylacetyl-CoA epoxidase subunit PaaD — protein sequence MVTDVTDTRLEEELRRLAGSVPDPELPVLTLEELGVLRGVQILGPGRVEVELTPTYTGCPAIEAMTSDIEQILHDHGVPDVSVVKVLSPAWSTDDISAEGRRKLAEFGIAPPRPHAAEGPVALTLSVRCPHCGSTDTELLSRFSSTACKALRRCVSCREPFDHFKEL from the coding sequence ATGGTGACCGACGTGACCGACACGCGTCTCGAGGAGGAGCTGCGCAGGCTCGCCGGCTCCGTGCCGGACCCCGAGCTGCCGGTGCTGACCCTGGAGGAGCTCGGTGTCCTGCGCGGGGTCCAGATCCTCGGGCCCGGCAGGGTCGAGGTGGAACTGACTCCGACCTACACCGGCTGCCCCGCGATCGAGGCCATGACCTCGGACATAGAGCAGATCCTCCACGACCACGGGGTGCCGGACGTCTCGGTCGTCAAGGTTCTCTCACCGGCGTGGTCGACGGACGACATCAGCGCAGAAGGACGGCGCAAGCTGGCCGAGTTCGGGATAGCGCCGCCCCGCCCGCACGCCGCTGAGGGACCGGTGGCGCTCACGCTCTCCGTGCGCTGCCCGCACTGCGGCTCCACCGACACCGAACTGCTGAGCAGGTTCTCCTCCACCGCCTGCAAGGCTCTGCGTCGCTGCGTCAGCTGCCGCGAACCATTCGACCACTTCAAGGAGTTGTAG
- a CDS encoding rhodanese-like domain-containing protein: MNFAPLPAVDAAAVPSDGLVLDVRENDEWAAGHVEGALHVPMSDFVARFGEVTEAVADKGRAHVMCRVGGRSAQVTQYLVQQGIDAVNIEGGMLAWDGAGRPMVTDNDSPAFVL, encoded by the coding sequence ATGAATTTCGCCCCGCTGCCCGCGGTGGATGCCGCGGCGGTACCGTCCGACGGCCTGGTGCTGGACGTCCGGGAGAACGACGAGTGGGCTGCCGGACATGTCGAGGGCGCACTGCATGTGCCGATGAGCGACTTCGTGGCCCGCTTCGGTGAGGTGACCGAGGCTGTGGCGGACAAGGGCCGTGCCCATGTGATGTGCCGGGTCGGCGGGCGGTCCGCGCAGGTCACCCAGTATCTGGTGCAGCAGGGCATCGACGCGGTGAACATCGAGGGCGGCATGCTCGCATGGGACGGCGCCGGGCGGCCGATGGTCACCGACAACGACAGCCCGGCCTTCGTTCTCTGA
- a CDS encoding acyl-CoA dehydrogenase family protein: protein MDFTFTEEQQAAVEAARAVFSGVAPDGVPSPALTPGAVAEEFDRPLWAKLADADLLSLVVSPQYGGAGLDPIALCLILRESAKVLARVPLLETSAVAMAVERYGSAELSDEVLPRVGRGELVLTVGANGRTGHDPAELAVAARRDAAHGDGHGEGWVLDGVQTGVPWAQSADRIAIPAHTDDGRAVLALVPRDRGGLALAEQISTSGERFAEVSLDSVRVGSRELIAAEGAWEWLRQLLATGTCALALGLGEAVLSMTSEYTGKREQFGFPVATFQAVAVQAADRYIDLRAMEATLWQAAWRLSPARGSAGVGGPLPVSGDVAVAKIWASEGVRRVVQTAQHLHGGFGADTDYPLHRYHAWAKQLELSLGPAAAHEEALGELLAAHPLG, encoded by the coding sequence GTGGACTTCACTTTCACCGAGGAGCAGCAGGCGGCCGTCGAGGCGGCGAGGGCGGTCTTCTCGGGCGTCGCTCCCGATGGTGTGCCGTCTCCCGCGCTCACCCCGGGCGCGGTGGCCGAGGAGTTCGACCGGCCGCTGTGGGCCAAGCTCGCGGACGCGGATCTGCTGAGCCTCGTCGTGTCCCCGCAGTACGGCGGGGCGGGCCTCGATCCCATCGCACTCTGCCTCATTCTGCGTGAGTCAGCGAAGGTACTGGCGCGGGTACCGCTGCTGGAGACGAGTGCGGTCGCCATGGCAGTGGAGCGCTATGGCAGCGCCGAGTTGAGCGACGAGGTCCTCCCCCGCGTCGGCCGCGGTGAGCTGGTCCTCACCGTCGGGGCCAATGGCCGCACCGGTCACGACCCCGCCGAGCTCGCCGTCGCCGCCCGCCGGGACGCCGCACACGGGGACGGGCACGGGGAAGGCTGGGTGCTGGACGGCGTACAGACGGGCGTGCCGTGGGCCCAGTCCGCGGACCGGATCGCGATACCGGCGCACACCGATGACGGCCGAGCCGTGTTGGCGCTGGTCCCCCGGGACCGTGGCGGGCTCGCTCTCGCCGAGCAGATCTCCACCAGCGGCGAGCGCTTCGCCGAGGTCAGCCTGGATTCCGTACGGGTCGGGAGCCGCGAGCTGATCGCCGCCGAGGGAGCCTGGGAGTGGCTGCGCCAGCTCCTGGCGACCGGGACCTGTGCGCTGGCGCTCGGTCTCGGTGAGGCGGTGCTCTCAATGACCAGTGAATACACCGGAAAGCGCGAGCAGTTTGGATTTCCGGTCGCGACATTCCAGGCCGTCGCCGTCCAGGCCGCCGACCGTTATATCGATCTGCGCGCGATGGAGGCGACCCTCTGGCAGGCGGCCTGGCGGCTGAGCCCGGCGCGGGGGAGTGCGGGAGTCGGCGGCCCGCTGCCCGTGTCCGGCGATGTGGCGGTTGCGAAAATCTGGGCATCGGAGGGTGTACGCCGTGTCGTGCAGACCGCCCAGCATCTGCACGGCGGCTTCGGCGCGGACACCGACTATCCGCTGCATCGCTATCACGCCTGGGCCAAGCAGCTCGAACTCTCGCTCGGCCCCGCAGCCGCCCACGAGGAGGCGCTGGGCGAGCTGCTGGCGGCCCATCCTCTGGGCTAG
- a CDS encoding 2Fe-2S iron-sulfur cluster-binding protein codes for MFHPLRVSEVEQLTDDSVAVTFQVPPELRETFRHTPGQHLALRRLVQGEEIRRTYSICTPAAPANADPMLRVGIRLVDGGEFSTFALKELAVGDTVEVMPPMGRFLLAPRPGYFAAIVGGSGITPVLSMAATLLAAEPEARFCLIRSDRTAASTMFLDEVADLKDRFPDRLQLVTVLSREEQQSGLGSGRLDQERLTGLLPALVPVADVDGWFLCGPFGLVRGAESALRGLGVDRSRIHEEIFHVDDDSGPSKVAVTAPAHAELTATLDGRSGKWPVREGESLLETVLRSRADAPYACKGGVCGTCRAFLVSGEVRMDRNFALEQEETEAGYVLACQSHPATPEVELDFDR; via the coding sequence ATGTTCCATCCGCTCCGGGTGAGCGAGGTCGAACAGCTCACGGACGACTCGGTGGCCGTCACCTTCCAGGTGCCGCCCGAGCTGCGCGAGACCTTCCGCCACACCCCCGGCCAGCATCTGGCCCTGCGCCGCCTGGTGCAGGGCGAGGAGATCCGCCGCACGTACTCGATCTGCACCCCGGCCGCCCCGGCCAACGCTGATCCGATGCTGCGTGTGGGCATCCGGCTGGTCGACGGGGGCGAGTTCTCGACGTTCGCGCTCAAGGAACTGGCCGTCGGCGACACCGTCGAGGTGATGCCTCCAATGGGCCGCTTCCTCCTCGCCCCCCGCCCCGGGTACTTCGCGGCGATCGTCGGCGGCAGCGGCATCACCCCGGTGCTGTCGATGGCGGCAACGCTGCTGGCTGCCGAGCCGGAGGCCCGGTTCTGCCTGATACGCAGCGACCGCACCGCGGCTTCGACGATGTTCCTGGACGAGGTCGCCGACCTCAAGGACCGCTTCCCTGACCGTCTGCAGCTGGTGACCGTGCTCTCCCGGGAGGAGCAGCAGTCGGGGCTGGGGTCCGGACGGCTGGACCAGGAGCGGCTGACCGGGCTGCTGCCGGCGCTGGTGCCGGTGGCGGACGTGGACGGCTGGTTCCTGTGCGGCCCCTTCGGCCTGGTCCGGGGTGCCGAGAGCGCACTGCGCGGGCTCGGTGTGGACCGCAGCCGCATCCACGAGGAGATCTTCCATGTGGATGACGACTCGGGGCCGAGCAAGGTCGCGGTGACCGCTCCGGCCCACGCCGAGCTCACCGCGACTCTCGACGGCCGGTCCGGCAAGTGGCCCGTCCGGGAAGGGGAGTCGCTGCTCGAGACAGTGCTGCGGAGCCGCGCGGACGCGCCGTATGCATGCAAGGGCGGCGTCTGCGGCACCTGCAGGGCGTTCCTGGTCTCGGGCGAAGTGCGAATGGACCGCAACTTCGCGCTGGAGCAGGAAGAGACCGAGGCGGGCTATGTGCTGGCCTGCCAGTCCCATCCCGCGACGCCGGAAGTGGAGTTGGACTTCGACCGCTGA
- a CDS encoding DUF5819 family protein: MDSYEDEDAGGAGGLSSETPAGHGFEPVPAARREAVGRSEAAPQSELTEPELTEPEMPEEPELPQAAMLELPAPELPHLEMSQQAELPQPERNSGPGPAPARGIAALSLPYQVAAALSLAIIAALACVHLAMVFLHVAPPNTVTKKHGEAVDGWIYPEFEQNWKLFAPNPLQQNVDVEVKVEYVASDGSREITGWIDLTADDGQAIRGNPLPSHVQQNELRRAWDFYVNSHDNENRGNGLRGQLSENYVRRIVMTRLDKRDLGGPVERIQLRSSTRSVKAPEWSDEKIDTRPAHRVLPWWTITAADLPGGVRNGRTEASR; the protein is encoded by the coding sequence ATGGACTCCTACGAGGACGAGGACGCCGGAGGCGCCGGGGGCCTGAGCTCCGAGACGCCCGCCGGCCACGGCTTCGAGCCCGTCCCCGCAGCCCGGCGTGAGGCGGTCGGCCGATCCGAGGCCGCACCTCAGTCCGAGCTGACCGAGCCCGAGCTGACCGAGCCCGAAATGCCTGAGGAGCCCGAGCTGCCTCAGGCCGCCATGCTTGAGCTGCCAGCGCCCGAGCTGCCTCACCTCGAAATGTCGCAGCAGGCCGAGCTGCCTCAGCCCGAGCGCAATTCCGGCCCGGGTCCTGCGCCCGCGCGGGGCATCGCGGCGCTCTCCCTCCCGTATCAAGTGGCTGCGGCCCTCTCACTCGCGATCATCGCCGCGCTCGCCTGCGTCCACCTTGCCATGGTGTTCCTGCACGTTGCCCCGCCCAACACGGTGACCAAGAAACACGGCGAAGCGGTCGACGGCTGGATCTATCCCGAGTTTGAGCAGAACTGGAAACTCTTCGCCCCGAACCCGCTTCAGCAGAACGTCGACGTAGAGGTGAAGGTCGAGTACGTCGCCTCCGACGGCAGCCGGGAGATCACCGGCTGGATCGATCTCACCGCCGATGACGGCCAGGCGATCCGCGGCAATCCCCTCCCCAGCCATGTCCAGCAGAACGAGCTGCGCCGGGCCTGGGACTTCTATGTCAATTCTCACGACAACGAGAACCGAGGAAACGGCCTGCGTGGCCAGCTCTCGGAGAACTATGTCCGCCGCATCGTGATGACGCGGCTCGACAAGCGCGACCTGGGAGGCCCGGTCGAGCGCATCCAGCTCAGGTCGTCGACCCGCTCGGTCAAGGCCCCGGAGTGGAGCGACGAGAAGATCGACACCCGCCCCGCCCACCGCGTTCTGCCCTGGTGGACGATCACCGCGGCGGACCTGCCCGGCGGAGTCCGTAACGGTCGTACGGAGGCGAGCCGGTGA
- the paaB gene encoding 1,2-phenylacetyl-CoA epoxidase subunit PaaB: MSSSTDWPLWEVFVRSRRGLSHTHAGSLHAPDAEMALRNARDLYTRRNEGVSIWVVPSTSITASSPDEKDPFFEPAADKPYRHPTFYEIPEGVKHL; this comes from the coding sequence ATGAGCAGCTCGACCGACTGGCCGCTGTGGGAGGTCTTCGTCCGCTCGCGCCGCGGGCTGTCCCACACCCACGCGGGAAGCCTGCACGCCCCGGACGCGGAGATGGCCCTGCGCAACGCCCGCGATCTGTACACCCGGCGAAACGAAGGCGTGTCGATCTGGGTCGTCCCCTCCACCTCGATCACCGCCTCCTCGCCCGACGAGAAGGACCCGTTCTTCGAGCCGGCTGCCGACAAGCCCTACCGCCACCCGACCTTCTACGAGATCCCGGAAGGGGTGAAGCACCTGTGA
- the paaA gene encoding 1,2-phenylacetyl-CoA epoxidase subunit PaaA, which produces MTAVTADTYEAVFDAAVAADERIEPRDWMPDAYRATLVRQMAQHAHSEIIGMQPEANWITRAPSLRRKAILMAKVQDEAGHGLYLYSAAETLGTSREELLDKLHAGRQRYSSIFNYPTLTWADVGAIGWLVDGAAITNQVPLCRCSYGPYARAMVRICKEESFHQRQGYELLLTLSRGTPAQHEMAQDAVNRWWWPSLMMFGPPDDESAHSAQSMAWKIKRHSNDELRQRFVDICVPQAETLGLTLPDPDLRWNEERGHHDFGAIDWSEFQEVLKGNGPCNEQRITQRRRAHEEGAWVREAAAAYASKHEAQHLKPGEATA; this is translated from the coding sequence ATGACGGCAGTGACTGCGGATACCTACGAGGCGGTTTTCGACGCCGCCGTAGCCGCCGACGAGCGCATCGAGCCGCGCGACTGGATGCCGGACGCCTACCGGGCGACGCTGGTGCGCCAGATGGCACAGCACGCCCATTCCGAGATCATCGGAATGCAACCCGAGGCGAACTGGATCACCCGGGCGCCCTCACTGCGGCGCAAGGCGATCCTGATGGCCAAGGTCCAGGACGAAGCGGGCCACGGTCTGTATCTGTACAGCGCGGCCGAGACCCTGGGCACCAGCCGCGAGGAGCTGCTCGACAAGCTCCACGCCGGCCGCCAGAGGTACTCCTCGATCTTCAACTACCCAACTCTGACCTGGGCGGATGTCGGCGCAATCGGCTGGCTGGTTGACGGCGCCGCGATCACCAACCAGGTGCCGCTGTGCCGCTGCTCCTACGGCCCTTACGCCAGGGCGATGGTCAGGATCTGCAAGGAGGAGTCCTTCCACCAGCGCCAGGGCTACGAGCTGCTGCTCACCCTCTCCAGGGGCACGCCCGCCCAGCACGAGATGGCACAGGACGCGGTGAACCGCTGGTGGTGGCCCTCGCTGATGATGTTCGGTCCGCCGGACGACGAGTCTGCGCACTCCGCGCAGTCCATGGCCTGGAAGATCAAGCGGCACTCCAACGACGAGCTGCGCCAGCGCTTCGTGGACATCTGCGTCCCGCAGGCCGAAACGCTCGGGCTCACCCTCCCGGACCCCGACCTGAGGTGGAACGAGGAGCGGGGACACCACGACTTCGGCGCGATCGACTGGTCGGAGTTCCAGGAAGTCCTCAAGGGCAACGGCCCCTGCAACGAACAGCGGATTACGCAGCGGCGCAGGGCGCACGAAGAGGGTGCCTGGGTCCGGGAAGCGGCCGCGGCATACGCAAGCAAGCATGAAGCACAGCACTTGAAGCCCGGGGAGGCGACGGCATGA